The following proteins come from a genomic window of Paucimonas lemoignei:
- a CDS encoding PBSX family phage portal protein — protein MTQRKVTDQPIQPKPPTRSFAFGDPEQVLVGSMGNYLGVFASEDGRLYKPPVSRQGLAKLLRANAHHGAIPKFKRNLLLREFIPSQGCSVATMGRAGLDFVVFGEAYLYRKPNLLGQVLEMQHLPAINMRVKVDGGYVMLLPNGKEMEFDQDEIEHVMDYDVEQDIYGVPDYLGGMQALLLNEAATLFRRRYYANGAHAGYVFYTNDPNLTEKDEENLREQISGSKGVGNFRSLFLNIPGGAEKAVQIIPVGDFQAKDELEKVKNITRNDVIAAWRMNPALAGIIPENSAGFGDIEKIDRVYTSNEIRPICQLFSQLNDTLRDDRRITWRETPSAVENTTTGV, from the coding sequence ATGACCCAGCGAAAAGTGACAGACCAACCGATCCAACCCAAGCCCCCGACACGATCGTTCGCGTTCGGGGATCCCGAACAGGTGCTGGTCGGCAGTATGGGCAACTACCTGGGCGTTTTCGCCTCGGAGGACGGTCGCCTGTACAAGCCACCAGTGTCCCGCCAAGGGCTGGCCAAGCTGCTGCGCGCCAACGCGCACCACGGGGCGATACCCAAATTCAAGCGCAACCTGTTGCTGCGCGAGTTCATTCCGTCCCAGGGCTGCAGCGTGGCCACCATGGGCCGTGCTGGTCTGGATTTCGTGGTGTTTGGCGAGGCGTATCTGTATCGCAAGCCCAACCTGCTGGGCCAAGTGCTGGAAATGCAGCATCTGCCAGCGATCAACATGCGGGTCAAGGTCGACGGCGGGTATGTGATGTTGCTGCCCAACGGCAAGGAAATGGAATTCGACCAGGACGAGATTGAGCACGTCATGGATTACGACGTCGAGCAGGACATTTATGGCGTTCCTGATTACCTGGGCGGGATGCAGGCCCTGCTGCTCAACGAAGCCGCCACCCTCTTTCGCCGTCGGTACTACGCCAACGGCGCGCACGCCGGTTACGTGTTCTACACCAACGACCCGAACCTGACCGAAAAGGACGAAGAGAACCTGCGCGAGCAGATCTCAGGCAGCAAGGGCGTGGGCAATTTCCGGTCGCTGTTCCTGAACATTCCGGGCGGTGCGGAAAAGGCGGTGCAGATCATTCCGGTGGGGGATTTTCAGGCCAAAGACGAGCTGGAGAAGGTCAAGAACATCACCCGTAACGACGTGATCGCGGCCTGGCGCATGAACCCCGCGCTGGCCGGGATCATTCCCGAAAACAGCGCTGGTTTTGGCGATATCGAAAAGATCGATCGGGTCTATACGAGCAACGAAATTCGACCCATCTGTCAACTTTTCAGCCAGCTGAACGATACCTTGCGCGATGACAGGCGGATTACCTGGAGAGAAACACCATCAGCAGTGGAAAACACTACGACTGGTGTCTAG
- a CDS encoding P2 family phage major capsid protein: protein MSQQSLSQRALKQYSELREAIAETYGVDVSRQFNVDPTIAQELNDKITERADFLERINVIPVTEIKGEKVMLGVNGPVTSRTNTKTTDREAKDVSDLNGLDYELFSTESDVGLPFAKIDSWAKFPDFAERYSAAVQKQIALDRIMIGWHGVTAALQSNLATNPMLQDVNKGWLQIAREQISEQVIEEGKTAGKITLGAGGDYENLDALVHDVKQMIDTVFRDGGDLIAIVGSDLLAADKAKLYSSQAGKPTEKERIESAQVIATYGGLPTFTVPHFPANAVVVTSWDNLSIYFQDSSWRRHLIENPKRSRMEDYNARNEGYVIEQLGKFAAAEKVELV from the coding sequence ATGAGTCAGCAATCACTGAGCCAGCGTGCTCTAAAGCAATACTCCGAACTGCGCGAAGCGATCGCCGAGACCTACGGCGTCGACGTGTCACGCCAGTTCAATGTCGACCCAACCATTGCCCAGGAGCTGAACGACAAGATCACCGAGCGTGCCGACTTCCTAGAGCGCATCAACGTCATACCGGTTACCGAAATCAAGGGCGAGAAGGTCATGTTGGGCGTCAATGGTCCAGTGACCAGCCGCACTAACACCAAGACGACCGACCGCGAAGCCAAGGACGTCTCCGACCTGAACGGTCTGGATTACGAGCTGTTCTCCACCGAATCTGACGTGGGCCTGCCGTTCGCGAAAATCGACAGCTGGGCCAAGTTTCCAGACTTCGCTGAGCGCTATTCGGCTGCTGTGCAGAAACAGATTGCGCTCGATCGCATCATGATCGGCTGGCATGGCGTCACCGCTGCGCTGCAGAGCAACCTGGCCACCAACCCGATGCTGCAGGACGTCAACAAGGGCTGGCTGCAAATCGCCCGCGAGCAGATCTCGGAACAAGTAATTGAAGAGGGCAAGACTGCCGGGAAGATCACCCTGGGTGCGGGTGGCGATTACGAAAACCTCGACGCCCTGGTGCACGACGTCAAACAGATGATCGACACCGTTTTCCGTGACGGTGGTGATCTGATCGCGATCGTTGGCAGCGACTTGTTGGCCGCTGACAAAGCCAAGCTGTACTCCAGCCAGGCTGGCAAACCGACCGAAAAAGAACGCATCGAAAGCGCCCAGGTCATCGCGACCTACGGTGGTCTGCCGACTTTCACCGTTCCGCACTTCCCGGCCAACGCCGTGGTCGTCACCAGCTGGGACAACCTGTCGATCTACTTCCAGGACAGCAGCTGGCGCCGTCACCTGATCGAGAACCCCAAGCGTTCGCGCATGGAAGATTACAACGCCCGTAATGAAGGCTATGTGATCGAGCAACTGGGCAAATTCGCAGCTGCTGAAAAAGTGGAGCTGGTCTGA
- a CDS encoding prophage PSPPH06 head completion/stabilization protein, translating into MSFSGNPTKFVELQIGNDGFWPDLSVTEFQKAYRLPGEYLGELLAADLTTAMIEVNNDLVVCKSRWQSAGVSSLESADPTVLPERTFQAATYKRAVYCRAKASLLTQFATVTRRESAENTGKELPERSEAFLAYSQEAIRSLQGRGRITAALL; encoded by the coding sequence ATGAGCTTTTCAGGTAATCCCACCAAGTTCGTGGAACTGCAGATCGGCAACGACGGCTTCTGGCCTGACCTGTCCGTGACGGAGTTTCAGAAGGCCTACCGCCTTCCTGGTGAATACCTGGGCGAGCTGCTGGCCGCTGATTTGACCACGGCAATGATCGAGGTCAACAACGACCTGGTCGTTTGCAAATCCCGTTGGCAGTCCGCTGGTGTCTCCAGCTTAGAATCTGCTGACCCTACGGTGCTTCCGGAACGCACATTTCAAGCAGCGACGTACAAGCGCGCAGTGTATTGCCGCGCCAAGGCCAGCCTGCTGACCCAGTTCGCGACCGTGACCCGCCGTGAGAGCGCCGAGAACACCGGCAAGGAACTGCCGGAGCGGTCGGAAGCCTTTCTGGCTTACAGCCAAGAGGCCATT
- a CDS encoding phage-associated protein, BcepMu gp16 family: protein MPNSTINEQARREAREALERKGQSAKDFAAKHQLNPSTVYAVLSGQSQCRRGEAHRAAVLLGIKDGVIAQ, encoded by the coding sequence ATGCCGAACAGCACCATCAACGAGCAAGCCCGGCGCGAGGCTCGGGAAGCTCTGGAACGAAAAGGTCAGTCAGCGAAAGACTTCGCTGCGAAGCACCAATTGAATCCCAGCACCGTGTATGCAGTGCTGAGTGGCCAGAGCCAGTGTCGACGCGGGGAGGCACATCGAGCCGCAGTTCTGCTAGGGATCAAAGACGGCGTGATTGCACAGTAA
- a CDS encoding phage transcriptional activator Ogr/delta: MRITCKCGHKGRIASRDQLSNDFAKLYCQCLDAKCGHTWVANLTFSHTLSPSAQAMDRLIFDSLKNLSRAKQRELFDQLGAA, encoded by the coding sequence ATGAGAATCACATGTAAGTGCGGGCATAAGGGGCGGATTGCATCTAGGGATCAGCTTTCGAATGACTTCGCCAAATTGTATTGCCAGTGCCTGGACGCAAAGTGTGGGCACACATGGGTGGCAAATCTGACGTTTTCGCACACGCTCAGCCCTTCGGCCCAAGCCATGGACCGGCTTATTTTTGACAGCCTTAAGAATTTGTCACGGGCTAAACAGCGGGAGTTGTTTGATCAACTGGGTGCAGCTTGA
- a CDS encoding putative terminase, endonuclease subunit: MSLALAHKRRVLAQGPAATVAGAKAEAYSSATALTSPANGQKHLKLMEDALAVDLERISAINSHELRRQLKREELLPKYQEYVQRYRDSGLSFPNSVLMYVLIWLFDTADFEKGLELADFAISQGQALPERFNRDIPTFVADEVIDWAEREYKAGRSPEPYLSNLLPRVDGEWQLFERIPARYHRQLGILAIDRKDWVAAVSHLERAIALYPEIRQETRLEGARNALKKVAAAEAAAQQTPAE; the protein is encoded by the coding sequence ATGAGCCTGGCATTGGCGCACAAACGCCGCGTACTCGCCCAAGGCCCAGCGGCCACCGTCGCCGGTGCCAAGGCAGAAGCTTATTCCTCTGCCACTGCGCTCACCAGTCCGGCCAATGGGCAGAAGCACCTCAAGTTGATGGAAGACGCTCTGGCGGTCGACCTGGAGCGCATCAGCGCGATCAACAGCCACGAGCTGCGCCGTCAGCTCAAGCGCGAGGAGCTGCTGCCCAAGTACCAAGAATACGTGCAGCGGTACCGCGATTCCGGATTGAGTTTCCCGAACTCGGTGCTGATGTACGTCCTGATTTGGCTCTTCGACACCGCTGACTTTGAAAAGGGCCTGGAGCTGGCGGATTTCGCCATCTCGCAAGGCCAGGCGTTGCCGGAGCGCTTCAACCGGGACATTCCAACCTTCGTGGCTGATGAGGTCATTGACTGGGCGGAACGCGAGTACAAGGCGGGCCGCAGCCCTGAGCCTTACCTGAGCAACCTTCTGCCGAGAGTGGACGGTGAATGGCAGCTGTTCGAGCGCATTCCTGCCCGTTACCACCGGCAGCTGGGGATTCTGGCCATCGATCGTAAGGACTGGGTCGCAGCGGTATCGCACCTGGAACGAGCCATCGCGCTTTATCCAGAGATCCGCCAGGAAACGCGGCTCGAAGGTGCCCGCAACGCCTTGAAGAAAGTTGCTGCAGCAGAAGCCGCAGCCCAACAGACACCAGCTGAATAA
- a CDS encoding Cro/Cl family transcriptional regulator yields MHDSEEIGSRLREERKKKRLTQDQVAEGLGISKRTQANYEAGTSDAPAWYLSRVMRDPGFDVPYILSGQRTFATEASLNEFENSIIEKYRSIPEDDQKTIRRMLDAMAVMEARGLN; encoded by the coding sequence TTGCACGATTCGGAAGAGATCGGCTCGCGACTGCGGGAAGAACGAAAGAAAAAACGTCTTACACAGGACCAGGTGGCCGAGGGGTTGGGCATATCTAAACGCACTCAGGCGAATTACGAAGCAGGTACAAGTGATGCGCCAGCTTGGTATCTGAGCAGAGTTATGCGGGATCCTGGATTTGACGTGCCGTACATACTGAGCGGCCAGCGGACTTTCGCTACCGAAGCGTCTCTGAACGAGTTCGAGAACTCGATTATCGAGAAATACCGAAGCATTCCCGAGGACGATCAAAAGACGATTCGCCGAATGCTTGACGCGATGGCAGTAATGGAAGCGCGTGGCTTGAACTGA
- a CDS encoding scaffold: MPRSLVSFWKRVATSGPTVDGRVILPQELRDIAETYSTATYTAVIWSEHDRWDGSHGTVFAVRLVEGVEGLEEGQVALEAQLKPNDRLLWLNDQGEKLFTSIEITPDFANTGKAYLTGLAVTDSPASLGTQELYFSRRTGARVHYAAALPLGALTEEEPVGEISKLTGLLTRLFSRFAAEPAIDSTPTTPTENPPMDEATAKAMKAFHEQLVLIVAGIAAVIEPATADVEEPVITEVDDVAAAVDAIVADAKADGEFARKGSDNARLDRLEQILVKAFSTPAGRVVPRTTGSTSDAKKRVL, from the coding sequence ATGCCCCGTTCCCTTGTTTCGTTCTGGAAACGTGTCGCCACCAGCGGCCCGACCGTTGATGGCCGCGTGATCCTTCCCCAGGAACTGCGTGATATCGCTGAGACCTACAGCACCGCCACCTATACAGCAGTGATCTGGTCCGAGCACGACCGTTGGGATGGTTCCCACGGCACCGTATTCGCCGTGCGCCTGGTGGAAGGCGTTGAAGGCCTGGAAGAAGGCCAGGTGGCTCTGGAAGCCCAGTTGAAGCCCAACGACCGCCTGCTGTGGCTTAACGACCAGGGCGAAAAGCTATTTACCAGCATCGAAATTACCCCGGACTTTGCCAACACCGGCAAAGCCTATCTGACCGGCCTGGCAGTGACCGATTCACCAGCCAGCCTGGGTACCCAGGAACTCTACTTTTCCCGCCGCACCGGTGCCCGCGTGCATTACGCAGCGGCGCTGCCCCTGGGCGCGCTGACCGAAGAAGAGCCTGTGGGAGAAATCAGCAAGCTGACGGGTTTGCTGACCCGGCTGTTCAGCCGCTTTGCGGCCGAGCCAGCCATCGATTCGACACCCACCACTCCAACTGAGAACCCCCCAATGGATGAAGCTACAGCCAAGGCGATGAAGGCCTTCCACGAACAGCTTGTGCTGATTGTGGCTGGCATCGCCGCCGTGATCGAACCTGCCACCGCCGACGTCGAGGAGCCGGTTATTACCGAGGTCGACGACGTGGCGGCTGCTGTTGACGCCATCGTGGCCGACGCCAAGGCCGACGGCGAGTTTGCCCGCAAGGGCAGCGACAACGCCCGTCTCGATCGCCTCGAGCAGATCCTGGTGAAAGCGTTCAGCACTCCGGCAGGCCGCGTTGTTCCGCGCACCACCGGTTCCACCTCCGACGCCAAAAAGCGGGTGCTTTGA
- a CDS encoding terminase, ATPase subunit — protein sequence MPYAPELKEAAKRLYLRRCKPREIQAQLSLPNIRIVYYWIRQGEWDDMLSDEEPLTAVSRRITLLLEKQDALSKSDLDELDRLTTVRERLAKQCAKPAPLPANDPIEDGGHRRDDRRSERRDKGDRGDKGGKKKQKPVKNDVSELTEVDFLDKFISKMYGYQKELYAAKLNPLTARIRNILKSRQVGLTYYFAGEAFMDAVLTGDNQIFLSASRAQSEIFRSYIISFAQAWFGLELSGNPIVLSKDGKPWAELRFLSTNSSTAQGHHGHVYVDEYFWIRDFEKLNTVASAMATHKKWRKTYFSTPSAVSHQAYPFWTGEKFRNSKRKNAKDPWPNDKQTSVGSLCPDGQWRKVITILDAIAGGCDLFDLEQLQLEYDEDKFQQLFMCKFIDSTQSVFHLNDLERCYSDLSLWTDYEPDDPRPFGNSPVWIGYDPSRTRDDATCVVIAPPLEPGGNFRILEKHSWRGQSFKYQAEQVKRLTERFIVQHIGIDTTGIGYGVFDLVRDFYPRATSIHYSLETKNSLVLKAQDTIVGSRIEWDAGWNDIAQAFLTIKRGATASGQITYSASRTDATGHADVAWAIMHALANEPLNTDKQQRSRYVFSN from the coding sequence ATGCCATACGCCCCCGAACTAAAAGAAGCCGCCAAACGCCTTTATTTACGCCGCTGCAAGCCGCGTGAAATTCAGGCGCAACTCTCCCTGCCCAACATCCGGATCGTTTACTACTGGATCCGCCAGGGTGAATGGGACGACATGCTGTCGGATGAAGAACCGCTGACCGCTGTCAGTCGGCGTATCACGCTACTCCTGGAGAAACAGGACGCTCTGAGCAAGAGTGACCTGGACGAGCTGGACCGCCTGACGACCGTGCGCGAGCGCCTGGCCAAGCAATGCGCCAAGCCCGCGCCGCTCCCTGCAAACGATCCGATCGAGGACGGTGGCCACCGCCGTGACGACCGGCGTAGCGAACGCCGCGACAAGGGCGATCGGGGCGATAAAGGCGGGAAGAAAAAGCAGAAGCCGGTGAAGAACGACGTCAGCGAGCTGACCGAAGTCGACTTCCTGGACAAGTTCATCAGCAAAATGTACGGCTACCAAAAGGAGTTGTACGCCGCAAAGCTCAACCCGCTGACGGCGCGGATCCGCAACATCCTAAAAAGCCGCCAGGTGGGTTTGACCTACTACTTCGCCGGTGAAGCGTTCATGGACGCGGTGTTAACCGGTGACAACCAGATATTCCTGTCAGCCAGCCGCGCCCAGTCCGAGATTTTCCGCAGCTACATCATTTCGTTTGCCCAAGCCTGGTTCGGCCTGGAGCTGAGCGGTAACCCAATCGTGCTGAGCAAGGACGGTAAGCCGTGGGCTGAGCTGCGCTTTCTCAGCACCAACAGCAGCACCGCCCAGGGCCACCACGGGCACGTTTATGTCGACGAATATTTCTGGATCAGAGATTTCGAGAAGCTGAACACGGTGGCCAGCGCCATGGCGACCCACAAGAAGTGGCGTAAAACCTACTTTTCCACGCCCAGTGCTGTGTCGCACCAGGCGTACCCGTTCTGGACCGGCGAGAAATTCCGCAACAGCAAGCGCAAGAACGCCAAAGACCCGTGGCCCAATGACAAACAAACATCCGTCGGTTCTCTTTGTCCCGACGGCCAGTGGCGCAAGGTCATCACCATCCTGGATGCCATCGCGGGCGGCTGCGATCTGTTCGACCTCGAGCAACTGCAGCTGGAGTACGACGAAGACAAGTTTCAGCAGCTGTTCATGTGCAAGTTCATCGACAGCACCCAGAGCGTGTTCCATCTAAACGATCTGGAGCGGTGCTATTCCGATCTGTCGCTGTGGACTGACTACGAACCCGACGACCCCCGGCCATTTGGCAACAGCCCCGTTTGGATTGGTTACGACCCGAGCCGCACCCGAGACGATGCCACCTGTGTGGTCATCGCCCCACCACTTGAGCCGGGGGGCAATTTCCGGATCCTGGAGAAACACAGCTGGCGGGGCCAGTCGTTTAAGTACCAGGCCGAGCAGGTCAAGCGCCTCACCGAGCGATTCATCGTCCAGCACATCGGCATCGATACGACGGGCATCGGCTATGGCGTGTTCGACCTGGTACGCGACTTCTACCCCCGTGCGACCTCAATCCATTACAGCCTGGAAACCAAAAACAGCCTGGTGCTCAAGGCGCAGGACACCATTGTCGGTAGCCGTATCGAGTGGGATGCAGGCTGGAACGATATCGCGCAGGCCTTCCTGACCATCAAGCGCGGCGCCACCGCCAGCGGACAGATCACCTACAGCGCATCGCGTACCGACGCCACCGGCCATGCCGACGTGGCCTGGGCAATCATGCATGCCCTGGCCAACGAACCCCTCAACACCGACAAACAGCAGCGTAGTCGCTACGTGTTCAGCAACTAA